The nucleotide window AAGAACCACATAGAGTCCAATTATGACCTAATAGCAGGGGGAGAAGAGGGGTTAATGAAGAAGGGGGTAGTTTACGGGATAATAAAGAAGAGGGGTAATGGGAAATGATATGTAATATCCCTAAGGTTACAGTTACCACGTGGTCGTCAGATAATATAGTCCTAGCAGGCCCTACCTATAGGCAATACCTCAACAAGTCTATAGATATTATTAACTCTAAGGATGTAGCGTCAATTATCGGCCAGCCTGGCATGGGGAAGACTACTATCCTCAGGAAGGCTGAAGAGTCGTGCAAAGGTAAGATGTTCACTTTCTTCTTAGACTTAGCTAGTAAAAACGAGATAGAAGAAGAGTTCTGGAGTAGGATAGACCGTTTTAAGTTAAGGGAGATAGTACTCCCTAAGATGGACAAGAAAAAATACGGCTACTCTTTCTTTAAAAAGCTTAGAGGCTTAAGTTTTGAAAGCCACTTAGAAGGGCTATGTAATAAGCTTAACGACCCGCTACTTAGGCTTTACTGTGTAGACTACAGTAAGGACTTTGACGGTATGTTAAGGCTAATCGGGGACTTAAAAGCGATTACCGACGTCGTCCTCTTTATAGATGAGGTGAGGGACTTCCACCTATCTAAAATACACAGACTGATAAACTCAGGGCTGGCAGTCCCAGTACTTATGGCAATACCTACTGATGCTTATAATAAAGTCACGGACCTAGCTATAAGGAGGAGGTTGGACGAGAGTAGGATAAGCCTAGACAGTGCATTAACATCTGAAGATATAAAGGAAATAATAGAAGCCTACTGTAAACCGCTTGCAGATGAGCTATACCCTATAATTTTGTCCATGTGGAACGGGAAGGAGCTAAACACGGTAAGTTCAATTTTACAGTACATAAAGAGTGAGGTGGACAAAGCTATAAATGCGTGTGGTAAAGAGGAAGTAGACTGTGTAAAAGAGAAAATTAAAAGCTCTTACACTTTGAAAGATGTCGAAAGCGACTCTAAAACACTAGAAAAGATGATAAGAGAAACTATAAATAGTCTTTCTAAAGAGCTGGAGATCTCATACGTACACCCTAGGGGCAAAAGGGTCGAGATAAAAGGTAAAACTATAACCGTCGGGATCTTCTTTATTTATAACGAAATGGCTTACATAGGGCTGGTTAAGCTAATGAACAGTTCCGAGGTAGACTTAGAGGCCCAGCTGTTATCTTTTCTGGAGGTTGTGGAACATGATAAGAAGGAGTATAAGGTGGCTAAGAAATTTATAATAACCAACGGTAAGATAGACGTACAAGGAGTTGAGACCGTTGAACTGTCTACACTAGAAGTGGTTAGGATTATCCGCGGGGACAACGTTATCTTGGACGAAAAGGTTAGAAATTTATTAAAGAACATCCTAATTCAGAAGGATACGAATACTGTAAAATCTCCTGAATCTGAAGTAGTGACATAATTTTTAAGGCTATGAGGCCTTAATACGTCTCGTGATCGATGCCAGAATTATAAATTTCCTGAGGCTTGCCGAAGCTTACAAAGGTGATCTAAGGCTCCTAGGGGAGTTAGAGTTATCTATAGGAAATATGAAAGTAATTTCGTCAGTAAATATAGATGAGGAAGACTTTAAAAACTTGTTAAAATTAGGAAATGATGATATAACTATTAGGGTTGGCGAAGGTTTCCTCTCTATTTATGATAATGTCGGGAAGAGGGAGCTGAGAGTATACAGTGAATTGAAGGAGTTGTTTAAAAAAGCCTTAGCTATTTATGAACTACTTAAAGTACAAGCTCCATCTATCGTTGTGTTCCACGGTTCTAATTTATCGATAGTGAAGAGGGTAATAGGTTACGGGGTTAGGAAAATAGAGTATTTTGAAGCTACGGGTACGGTGGTCTTAAACGACTTGGTCGAGTTGACCAACTGGGATGAGAGGTGTTTGATCAATATTTTGCTCTATGCCGGTGACGTGATCAAGCCCCTAAAAATTTCAGACTGTCAATACTACTTACCATTATTACCGCTATTAGTTCAAAGAGGGGGAATTTTTGAGAAGGATTATGCTGAGTTCGGATGTAATAAGGTATCTCCGCCTAATTTGAACCTTCTTAAGGTCATGTTAGAGAAAAATTTAAAAAATTGTTACCATATATCTGCTGGTCATCCTGACAAGAACATAGAAAAAATTAATTATATTGAAGCTAATTATGAAAGGGCTAGAGTATTTATAGTAGATGATAAAGTAAACGTTAGCACTTAAATATAGTGGTTAAGGACGCATAATAGCTTATAAGATGAGCAAACTTTAATAAGGAAGTGAAATAGAATAGACTAATTATGAGCAGTTATAACCCAGGTTATAATCCAGTATACAATTATCCACAAGTAAATTACCCTCAAGCTAATCTGGTGAAATACGTAAGGGTTGGGGAAATTTATATGAGGGGAGTAGCTAAATTGTACTTATA belongs to Stygiolobus caldivivus and includes:
- a CDS encoding ATP-binding protein translates to MICNIPKVTVTTWSSDNIVLAGPTYRQYLNKSIDIINSKDVASIIGQPGMGKTTILRKAEESCKGKMFTFFLDLASKNEIEEEFWSRIDRFKLREIVLPKMDKKKYGYSFFKKLRGLSFESHLEGLCNKLNDPLLRLYCVDYSKDFDGMLRLIGDLKAITDVVLFIDEVRDFHLSKIHRLINSGLAVPVLMAIPTDAYNKVTDLAIRRRLDESRISLDSALTSEDIKEIIEAYCKPLADELYPIILSMWNGKELNTVSSILQYIKSEVDKAINACGKEEVDCVKEKIKSSYTLKDVESDSKTLEKMIRETINSLSKELEISYVHPRGKRVEIKGKTITVGIFFIYNEMAYIGLVKLMNSSEVDLEAQLLSFLEVVEHDKKEYKVAKKFIITNGKIDVQGVETVELSTLEVVRIIRGDNVILDEKVRNLLKNILIQKDTNTVKSPESEVVT